In the genome of Pediococcus claussenii ATCC BAA-344, one region contains:
- a CDS encoding ECF transporter S component — translation MNTKRLTLLALLIALCVVGANIKVMGSVAFDSMPAFFGTLVLGPVLGGVLGLLGHLVSAGLSGFPLTLPVHLVIAGIMFLTMLAYGYLRKGVKGNTFIRVLISDVVAYAINVPLSLVFLYPILKQAVFAYFFPLTIASIANIVVAEIVFAVIRQARPKMIANFQK, via the coding sequence ATGAACACGAAACGATTAACTTTATTAGCACTTCTGATAGCACTTTGTGTGGTCGGAGCAAACATTAAGGTAATGGGTTCAGTGGCATTTGATTCAATGCCAGCCTTCTTTGGCACGTTGGTATTGGGACCCGTTCTGGGTGGCGTACTCGGTTTGCTGGGGCATTTAGTATCAGCAGGATTATCAGGGTTCCCGTTGACACTTCCAGTTCATCTTGTGATTGCTGGAATTATGTTTTTAACAATGTTAGCGTATGGCTATTTAAGAAAGGGAGTAAAAGGGAATACCTTTATAAGGGTTTTAATTTCCGACGTAGTTGCCTATGCGATTAATGTTCCGCTATCACTAGTGTTTCTTTATCCAATTCTAAAACAAGCAGTTTTTGCGTATTTCTTTCCATTAACTATTGCATCAATCGCTAATATAGTTGTTGCTGAAATTGTTTTTGCAGTTATCCGCCAGGCAAGGCCTAAAATGATTGCTAATTTTCAAAAGTGA
- a CDS encoding uroporphyrinogen-III synthase, with translation MAILITRNISEVNEELRSELKDIPVTYLSLKRIEPITLKVATEKLIRSTDYLVLTSLEAAKIMINEDLIEDFNKELFVLSNHIARLCEANGFKNIIVAQSENRKSVLESVKIINQQSVHGVFLKGNLAPMIEQEGLMNIDIYRNTWSKKDQDRANESLKYPGYTQVLITSSSAVKRFAQLEKRNVSKFVGADFFSLGDATYRQIKQFGFNAIPPVKCVPVLKETLKQMNNLRKERD, from the coding sequence ATGGCAATTTTAATTACACGTAATATAAGCGAAGTTAATGAAGAGTTGCGGAGTGAATTGAAAGACATACCAGTGACCTATTTAAGCCTTAAGCGTATCGAACCGATCACTTTAAAAGTTGCAACGGAGAAATTAATTCGTTCAACTGATTATCTTGTTTTGACCAGTTTAGAAGCGGCTAAAATCATGATTAATGAAGATCTGATTGAAGATTTTAATAAAGAGTTGTTTGTTCTTAGTAACCACATTGCAAGGCTATGTGAAGCGAATGGATTCAAAAATATTATAGTTGCACAGAGTGAAAATCGAAAAAGCGTGTTGGAATCGGTCAAAATAATCAACCAGCAATCAGTGCATGGAGTTTTTTTAAAAGGGAATTTAGCTCCGATGATTGAGCAGGAAGGCTTGATGAATATCGATATTTATCGGAATACTTGGAGCAAAAAAGATCAAGATCGAGCAAATGAATCGTTAAAATATCCTGGGTATACCCAAGTGCTGATTACAAGTTCTTCTGCTGTTAAACGCTTTGCTCAATTAGAAAAACGAAATGTTTCTAAATTTGTAGGTGCAGATTTTTTTTCATTGGGGGATGCTACTTATCGGCAAATTAAGCAATTTGGTTTCAATGCGATCCCGCCTGTAAAGTGCGTTCCAGTTTTAAAAGAAACATTGAAACAAATGAATAATTTGAGAAAAGAAAGGGATTAA
- a CDS encoding cobyrinate a,c-diamide synthase: MKKVLIAGVSSGSGKTSVTLALMKALTKKGYNVQPYKIGPDFVDTKFHTRVTGNDSRNIDDFLVPDDDTLAYLFDRDTSDKDIGIIEGVMGLYDGLGTDKDAHSTAGMAKKLGLPVILVLNGRSMSTSAAAIIKGFINFDSAVDVEAVIINGVMSDNHFTLIKKAINRYCPGIRVLGYLPFQKEYSLPSRQLGLVPDQEIEGVDQKIAGLANILEKHVDINDLLKVAVEHQASDTNQFWKMIQKENIIPIKLGIALDDAFNFYYSDNLKLLSDVGIRIIPFSPIKDQRLPQVDAIWIGGGYPEEFAVELASNQAIQHQIKQYVLNGKPLFAECGGLMYMGDKLIDKKQNEFKMTGILPGVSTMTERLKQFGYCKAIPQSDCLIGKTGVTVVGHEFHHSVFEPESGKLNPILSISKQRDGEIVKSWTGGYQYQKMFASYLHVHFYQSPEFFVNFLKELGAITK; this comes from the coding sequence ATGAAGAAAGTATTGATTGCGGGAGTTAGTAGTGGATCTGGTAAAACTAGTGTAACCTTGGCTTTAATGAAAGCCCTTACTAAAAAGGGATATAACGTTCAACCTTATAAAATTGGGCCTGATTTTGTAGACACAAAGTTCCACACTCGAGTAACTGGAAATGATTCACGTAACATTGATGATTTTTTGGTTCCTGATGATGACACCTTAGCTTATCTATTTGATAGGGATACCAGCGATAAAGATATTGGAATCATTGAGGGTGTAATGGGACTTTATGACGGTCTTGGAACTGATAAAGATGCGCACTCAACAGCTGGTATGGCAAAAAAATTAGGACTGCCAGTGATCTTAGTTTTGAACGGAAGATCAATGTCAACTTCTGCAGCAGCTATTATTAAAGGATTTATTAATTTTGATTCAGCGGTTGATGTTGAAGCAGTCATTATCAACGGCGTTATGAGTGATAATCATTTTACTCTTATCAAAAAGGCTATCAACCGCTACTGTCCTGGTATTAGGGTTCTGGGATATCTACCTTTTCAAAAAGAATACTCGCTTCCTTCTCGCCAGTTAGGCCTAGTTCCAGACCAAGAAATTGAGGGCGTTGATCAAAAGATTGCAGGATTGGCCAACATATTGGAAAAACATGTTGATATAAATGATCTTTTGAAAGTCGCAGTCGAACATCAAGCATCGGATACTAACCAGTTTTGGAAGATGATACAAAAGGAGAATATCATTCCGATTAAACTTGGAATCGCATTGGATGATGCTTTTAATTTTTACTATAGTGATAATTTGAAATTATTAAGCGATGTGGGTATTCGGATTATTCCGTTTAGTCCAATAAAAGATCAAAGATTGCCTCAAGTTGATGCAATTTGGATTGGAGGCGGCTATCCCGAGGAATTTGCAGTTGAACTGGCTAGTAACCAAGCCATTCAGCACCAAATTAAGCAATATGTTTTAAATGGGAAACCATTATTTGCTGAGTGTGGGGGCTTGATGTACATGGGTGATAAGCTGATTGATAAAAAGCAAAACGAATTCAAAATGACTGGTATCCTTCCAGGGGTCAGTACGATGACTGAACGTTTGAAACAATTTGGGTACTGTAAAGCTATTCCCCAATCGGACTGTTTAATTGGTAAAACGGGAGTAACTGTGGTTGGCCATGAATTTCATCATTCAGTTTTTGAACCAGAAAGCGGGAAATTAAATCCGATTTTAAGCATAAGCAAACAGCGTGATGGAGAAATAGTTAAAAGTTGGACTGGTGGTTATCAATATCAAAAAATGTTTGCAAGCTATCTACATGTCCATTTTTATCAGAGCCCAGAATTCTTCGTTAACTTCTTAAAAGAATTGGGGGCAATTACCAAATGA
- a CDS encoding histidine phosphatase family protein: protein MDIILIRHGQTDYNLQKKFYGSADVPLNQNGIEDAQKLKDIFQKNAIQFDRVYFSPLKRAVETMETCVNKSAVRIKMSNLVEKSFGHWEGLDANQIESKYPVEWQKWINDPFKVTPRGAEKFDSFVKRVQQSTDYLINDAQVHQAKTILIVTHLGVLRVIDQYWNDPQDVFWNIQYKSGKYTIYQMTNRIPKLMIRNIG, encoded by the coding sequence ATGGATATTATTTTAATTCGACACGGTCAGACTGATTATAATTTACAAAAAAAATTTTACGGTTCAGCGGATGTGCCACTTAATCAAAATGGTATTGAAGATGCACAAAAATTAAAAGATATTTTTCAAAAAAACGCGATTCAGTTTGATAGGGTCTACTTTAGTCCATTAAAAAGAGCGGTTGAGACAATGGAAACCTGTGTGAATAAATCGGCTGTCCGCATTAAAATGTCTAATTTGGTTGAAAAAAGTTTTGGTCACTGGGAGGGTCTTGATGCCAATCAAATTGAGAGTAAGTATCCAGTTGAATGGCAAAAATGGATTAATGATCCATTTAAAGTCACCCCAAGAGGAGCTGAAAAATTTGATTCTTTTGTCAAACGAGTTCAGCAGTCCACTGATTACTTAATTAATGACGCGCAAGTACATCAAGCTAAGACGATCTTGATAGTGACACATCTCGGAGTTTTACGAGTCATTGATCAGTATTGGAATGATCCTCAGGATGTTTTTTGGAATATTCAATACAAGTCAGGAAAGTACACGATTTATCAAATGACTAATCGAATTCCCAAATTAATGATAAGGAATATTGGATGA
- a CDS encoding flavodoxin, which yields MKAMIVYATITGNNQTVADILNDQLTSRGVDVDEIEISQADPTDYRNYDLCLMCVYTYDEGALPEEGLDFYEDLAGVNLSGKLFCVMGSGDTFYEEFYNVAVDKFTKVFEQTGAKQGAQNLKIELEPDEQDVMKIDQIADELVKAIKAKE from the coding sequence ATGAAAGCGATGATCGTTTATGCAACTATTACCGGCAATAATCAGACAGTTGCAGATATCTTAAATGACCAGTTGACAAGCCGTGGAGTTGATGTTGATGAAATTGAAATTTCACAGGCGGACCCGACCGATTATCGAAATTATGACTTATGTCTGATGTGCGTTTATACATATGATGAGGGAGCATTGCCGGAAGAAGGACTTGATTTTTATGAGGATTTAGCCGGTGTCAATTTAAGCGGTAAGCTCTTTTGTGTAATGGGGTCTGGTGATACTTTTTATGAAGAATTTTACAATGTTGCAGTTGATAAATTTACTAAAGTATTTGAGCAAACTGGCGCGAAGCAGGGTGCCCAAAATTTAAAGATTGAGCTAGAACCGGATGAACAAGATGTTATGAAAATTGATCAAATAGCGGATGAGTTAGTAAAAGCTATTAAGGCAAAGGAGTAA
- the cbiB gene encoding adenosylcobinamide-phosphate synthase CbiB → MSVISMTVCGFLLDLLIGDPYSWPHPVKVIGNYIQTILNWVFKLKLTNLQKNWMGIAMWISVVVPTGLVIWGIMRLANFNEYIYLIVGTYFAYTAISVKGLAVEAHKIMKSVRSDNLRQARNQLGMIVGRETSQLTEEEVLKATIETVAENTCDGVIAPLCYLLIGGPTLGWIYKAVNTLDSMVGYKNEKFQYIGKASAIIDDYFNYIPARLTWLLMVMTISIMRLNTKEAITVSLRDRRKHNSPNSAFSESVVAGSLELQLGGPHIYFGTIVSKPFIGNPQKKTTTIDDVQKTIQILYGTALIALIIFGTIRFLISLKETDMKDYIKISKSDYR, encoded by the coding sequence ATGAGTGTGATCAGCATGACAGTATGTGGTTTTTTGTTAGACCTTTTAATTGGGGATCCATATAGCTGGCCCCATCCTGTTAAAGTGATTGGAAACTATATTCAAACAATCTTAAACTGGGTCTTTAAACTTAAACTAACTAATTTGCAAAAAAATTGGATGGGTATAGCAATGTGGATAAGCGTTGTGGTTCCTACTGGGTTAGTAATATGGGGAATTATGCGATTGGCTAATTTTAATGAATATATCTATTTAATTGTTGGAACATACTTCGCGTACACAGCAATTTCGGTGAAGGGGTTAGCGGTTGAAGCCCATAAAATAATGAAGTCTGTTCGAAGCGATAACTTAAGACAAGCTCGAAACCAATTAGGAATGATTGTGGGAAGAGAAACAAGTCAACTAACTGAAGAAGAAGTTTTAAAAGCCACGATTGAAACGGTCGCTGAAAACACATGTGATGGTGTAATCGCCCCATTGTGTTACTTACTGATTGGAGGACCAACTTTAGGATGGATATATAAGGCTGTTAATACACTTGATTCTATGGTCGGATATAAAAATGAAAAATTCCAATATATTGGAAAAGCATCAGCTATCATTGATGATTACTTCAATTATATTCCGGCTCGATTAACGTGGTTACTAATGGTAATGACCATCTCAATTATGCGATTAAATACGAAAGAAGCTATAACTGTGAGTTTGAGGGACAGGCGCAAACATAATAGTCCTAACAGTGCATTCTCTGAATCCGTTGTGGCCGGATCGTTAGAGTTGCAATTGGGGGGGCCACATATTTATTTTGGAACGATTGTATCTAAACCGTTTATTGGAAACCCCCAGAAAAAAACGACAACGATTGATGATGTTCAAAAGACGATTCAAATTTTGTATGGGACAGCCTTAATAGCGTTAATTATTTTTGGAACGATTCGATTTT
- a CDS encoding cob(I)yrinic acid a,c-diamide adenosyltransferase encodes MKIYTRAGDKGKTQVIGHEVMYKSNKRVVSYGTIDELNSLVGQTRANLSKANKGLDEELEEIQQILFDCGHDLAISSKKEGIPFMITKELGYVAKLEDLIDKYTEPLPKIKKFILPAGSPTAAALQVDRTVTRRAERTIVDLMQGEPVNDEVLRFINRLSDYFFTVARYANLNDNGTETLYRNSKNIFR; translated from the coding sequence ATGAAAATATACACTAGAGCCGGCGATAAAGGGAAGACACAAGTCATTGGTCATGAAGTAATGTACAAGTCTAACAAAAGGGTTGTGTCATACGGAACTATTGATGAGTTGAACTCATTGGTTGGACAGACTCGTGCAAACTTATCAAAAGCCAATAAAGGGTTGGACGAGGAATTAGAAGAAATACAACAAATTTTATTTGACTGTGGTCATGACTTAGCCATCTCGTCTAAGAAAGAGGGCATTCCGTTTATGATCACTAAAGAATTAGGGTATGTGGCTAAGTTGGAGGATTTAATTGATAAATATACGGAACCTTTACCAAAAATCAAAAAATTTATTTTGCCTGCTGGATCTCCGACGGCTGCCGCATTACAGGTTGACCGGACTGTAACGAGGCGTGCAGAAAGAACAATTGTGGATTTAATGCAGGGTGAACCAGTTAATGACGAAGTTTTACGATTTATTAATCGACTATCTGACTATTTTTTTACAGTTGCTCGGTACGCCAATTTAAATGATAACGGTACAGAAACTTTGTACAGGAATAGTAAAAATATTTTTAGATGA
- the cobS gene encoding adenosylcobinamide-GDP ribazoletransferase: MRKIGILNALIIYFQFFTRIPINKMFKDPQREFNRGMQYLTIFGLVLGVIEAAIFYLVTFLFPVWFAWILILIFDGILTGGFHLDAVADTADGMFSSRSADKIHAIMKDSRLGTMGALALIFYYISMIGCAVIISQHFGVLTNVLLVAITIMNTKTGISLVFFNIKNADAENGLLKSWGHISKGKMLFDIGVFLIVTGAALGLKGLIAAILSFLFVPVYKNWIYKRIGGFTGDTVGAFADIYQVIFLLSFLVVIRLWILF; this comes from the coding sequence TTGAGGAAAATCGGAATCTTAAATGCATTAATTATTTACTTTCAATTTTTTACCCGAATTCCAATTAATAAAATGTTTAAAGACCCACAAAGAGAATTTAATCGTGGTATGCAGTATCTAACAATATTTGGACTGGTACTCGGAGTTATCGAAGCGGCAATTTTTTATTTAGTAACGTTTTTATTTCCAGTCTGGTTCGCATGGATTTTGATTCTCATTTTTGATGGGATTTTAACGGGGGGGTTCCATTTAGATGCTGTAGCTGATACCGCAGATGGAATGTTTTCTTCGCGAAGTGCTGATAAAATTCACGCGATTATGAAGGATAGTCGCTTAGGAACGATGGGGGCGCTCGCCTTAATTTTTTATTATATATCAATGATTGGCTGTGCAGTTATTATCAGTCAACATTTTGGTGTTTTAACCAATGTGTTGTTGGTTGCGATCACCATTATGAACACAAAAACTGGAATCAGTCTTGTTTTCTTTAATATAAAAAATGCGGACGCTGAAAATGGTCTTTTAAAAAGCTGGGGCCACATTTCAAAGGGTAAAATGCTTTTTGATATTGGCGTTTTCTTAATTGTTACTGGAGCAGCATTGGGTCTTAAGGGGCTAATTGCAGCTATTCTTAGTTTCTTATTTGTTCCAGTGTATAAAAATTGGATTTATAAACGGATTGGAGGGTTCACCGGTGATACCGTGGGGGCCTTTGCTGATATTTATCAAGTGATTTTTTTGCTTAGTTTTTTGGTGGTGATACGTCTATGGATATTATTTTAA
- a CDS encoding pyridoxal phosphate-dependent aminotransferase — MSVINHGGRGQQIDPDLLDFSANINPIGVPLELKRKISANLNQLIYYPDPDYCGLRKQIAAAYKLDFKNIWVGNGSVSLIYEAVRVLNVRTALVFAPTFGEYEAAMRKMEIDIRTFQLNKQQSFQYNADEIISYLKQNSDIDFVCLCNPNNPTGSMINTNAIRMIVNYCNANHIWLMLDEAFNDFLLEDRQTFSFEQDIRPQDKVIIIKSLTKFYAIPGIRLGIAVCPSADLVTRLKERMEPWSVNTFAALIDENIINDSDYKQATAEWLKTEKGYLERELSKIRDINFYSSQVNFYLLKSPRMDLAKKLMRRKVLVRDCSNFRMLDSSYIRIAVRSHRENEVLIKSLKQILESSL, encoded by the coding sequence ATGTCAGTTATTAATCACGGTGGAAGAGGACAGCAGATTGACCCAGATCTGTTAGATTTTAGTGCCAATATTAACCCAATTGGGGTTCCCTTAGAACTAAAGAGAAAGATAAGCGCGAACCTTAATCAACTAATTTATTATCCTGATCCTGATTACTGCGGATTAAGGAAGCAGATTGCTGCAGCTTACAAACTAGATTTTAAAAATATATGGGTTGGAAATGGATCAGTTAGTTTAATTTATGAGGCCGTGAGAGTTTTGAATGTTCGAACGGCGTTAGTATTTGCTCCCACGTTTGGTGAATATGAGGCAGCAATGAGAAAGATGGAAATTGATATTCGAACTTTTCAACTGAATAAACAACAGAGTTTTCAGTACAACGCAGACGAAATTATTAGTTATTTGAAACAAAATTCTGATATTGATTTCGTTTGTCTATGCAACCCCAATAACCCAACTGGTTCTATGATTAATACGAATGCAATAAGAATGATCGTAAATTATTGTAATGCAAATCATATTTGGCTCATGTTGGACGAAGCATTTAATGATTTTTTATTAGAAGATCGCCAAACTTTTTCTTTTGAACAGGATATACGTCCTCAGGATAAAGTGATTATCATTAAGTCGTTAACTAAATTCTACGCTATTCCAGGGATTAGGTTGGGAATTGCAGTTTGTCCATCTGCCGATTTGGTAACACGATTGAAAGAAAGAATGGAACCGTGGTCAGTTAACACTTTTGCAGCGTTGATTGATGAAAATATTATTAATGATTCAGACTATAAGCAGGCTACTGCTGAATGGTTGAAGACAGAAAAAGGGTATTTGGAGAGGGAGCTTTCCAAAATTAGAGATATAAACTTTTATTCATCTCAAGTTAACTTTTACCTCTTAAAATCACCAAGAATGGATTTAGCAAAGAAGTTAATGAGGAGAAAAGTATTGGTGCGGGATTGCTCTAATTTTAGAATGCTGGATAGTAGCTATATTCGTATTGCAGTTCGGAGTCATAGGGAAAATGAAGTGTTGATAAAAAGCCTGAAACAAATTTTGGAGAGTAGTTTATGA